In Electrophorus electricus isolate fEleEle1 chromosome 1, fEleEle1.pri, whole genome shotgun sequence, a single window of DNA contains:
- the pitpnbl gene encoding phosphatidylinositol transfer protein, beta, like gives MVLIKEYQVVLPCSVEEYQVGQLYSVAEASKNNTGGGEGIEVLRNEPYEKEGEKGQYTHKIYHIHSKVPSFIQMFAPEGALVFHEKAWNAYPYCRTIVTNEYMKDDFFIKIETWHKPDMGTSDNPHSLPSEEWEETEVVPIDIADRSQVDDVDYKPEEDPALFHSEKTGRGPLGPGWKKELHNSNCPYMTAYKLVTVHFRWWGLQGRVENFIHKQEKRLFTNFHRQLFCWLDRWVDLTMDDIRKMEEETQRELDQMRNEGSVRGMKAGDD, from the exons ATGGTACTCATCAAAGAATA CCAAGTGGTATTACCATGTTCAGTAGAAGAG TACCAGGTTGGCCAACTGTACTCAGTTGCAGAGGCCAGTAAGAACAACACTGGAGGGGGAGAAGGGATCGAAGTCCTTCGAAACGAACCATACgagaaagaaggggaaaagGGCCAGTACACCCACAAAATCTACCACATACACAG CAAGGTGCCCAGCTTCATTCAGATGTTTGCCCCAGAAGGAGCTCTGGTCTTTCATGAGAAAGCATGGAATGCCTATCCCTACTGCCGCACCA TTGTTACA AATGAGTACATGAAAGATGACTTTTTCATTAAGATTGAGACATGGCACAAACCAGACATGGGAACAAGTGATAAT CCCCACAGTCTGCCCTCTGAGGAGTGGGAGGAGACTGAGGTAGTGCCCATTGATATCGCAGATCGCTCTCAGGTGGATGATGTG GACTATAAACCAGAAGAGGACCCTGCCCTCTTCCACTCTGAGAAAACTGGTAGGGGACCATTGGGACCAGGATGGAAG AAGGAGCTTCACAACAGTAATTGTCCCTATATGACTGCATACAAGCTAGTGACGGTGCACTTCCGCTGGTGGGGTCTGCAGGGGCGTGTGGAGAACTTTATTCACAAG CAAGAGAAGAGGCTCTTCACTAATTTCCATCGGCAGCTCTTTTGCTGGCTGGACCGCTGGGTGGACCTGACCATGGACGATATCCgcaagatggaggaggagacgCAGCGGGAACTAGACCAG ATGCGCAATGAGGGATCAGTGAGAGGAATGAAGGCAGGAGATGACTAG
- the asphd1 gene encoding aspartate beta-hydroxylase domain-containing protein 2 yields MSWSLNLLRPLPPCVELGGPPLSSLLWTLLILFLWYCYRVGSDPPSCRNHVGGLKSSSARSALSCSSSRCPVDPRCSAPKASPAIAMETCEEEGAESYLTPVLSHAPFPSQAAAGSRKLYVALQEYAKRYSWAGMGRIHKGLRIQARMNDRSSIQKPHLFYLPDVPSIPFYPRDAHRHDIEVLEASYPIILAEFQAVYQRGIDTKLGWIYQGPKGQAVFPLYNAGVCVVGNCRACPCTYRTLLSLRTFISSNSLGAAGFWLLGPGASLTGAYGPTNTRLRCHLGLQTPAQCELVVGGEPQCWSEGHCLLVDDSFLHTISHNGGAEVGPRVIFSVDLWHPNVAAAERQALDYIFAPEQ; encoded by the exons ATGTCCTGGTCTCTGAACCTCCTGCGCCCTCTGCCTCCCTGCGTGGAACTGGGTGGGCCTCCCCTAAGCAGTCTACTCTGGACCCTGCTGATTCTGTTCCTCTGGTACTGCTACCGGGTCGGTTCAGATCCTCCGTCTTGCCGAAACCATGTCGGGGGGCTCAAATCCAGCTCCGCCCGGTCAGCTCTGTCCTGCTCCTCCAGCCGCTGCCCCGTCGACCCCAGATGCTCCGCCCCTAAAGCGTCCCCAGCCATCGCCATGGAAACATGCGAGGAAGAAGGAGCAGAGAGCTACCTCACACCTGTGCTAAGCCACGCCCCTTTCCCGTCCCAGGCCgcagcaggaagcaggaagtTGTATGTGGCACTGCAGGAGTACGCCAAGCGGTACAGCTGGGCCGGCATGGGCCGCATCCACAAGGGTCTGCGCATCCAG GCCAGGATGAATGATCGTTCCTCCATTCAGAAGCCTCATCTCTTCTACCTCCCTGATGTACCCAGCATCCCCTTCTACCCTCGCGATGCTCATCGCCATGACATTGAGGTCCTGGAGGCCAGCTATCCCATAATCCTTGCTGAATTCCAGGCAGTCTACCAGAGAGGCATAGACACAAAGTTGGGGTGGATATACCAAGGGCCTAAG GGACAGGCAGTGTTCCCACTCTATAACGCCGGTGTGTGCGTGGTAGGTAACTGTCGTGCATGTCCATGTACATACCGAACCCTGCTCTCCCTCAGGACCTTCATCAGCAGCAACTCCCTTGGGGCAGCGGGCTTCTGGCTCCTGGGCCCCGGAGCCTCACTGACTGGAGCTTATGGCCCCACCAACACACGGCTACGCTGCCATCTGG GGCTGCAGACCCCTGCACAGTGTGAGCTGGTGGTCGGTGGTGAGCCTCAGTGCTGGTCTGAGGGACACTGTCTCTTAGTGGATGATTCCTTTCTACACACCATCTCGCATAATG GTGGGGCTGAAGTCGGGCCAAGGGTGATTTTTAGTGTGGATCTCTGGCACCCAAATGTTGCAGCAGCAGAGCGACAAGCTCTGGACTACATCTTTGCTCCTGAGCAGTAA
- the sez6l2 gene encoding seizure protein 6 homolog isoform X3 gives MVFKVFAVTLCVTFLHVTTGAAFVTPEPEAPTMTSNVRPLGTTTNPTQAVPSIHPTSTVTSPGVLTTAVTSSTAPQVSHLRGRGSVTSPPAEEETTTTLITTTTITTVHTPVQCNASLSGMEGIVESPDPLSSSTPFSPLECTYSITVYPGYGVEIQVKKVNLSKEESLAILGLGGPVPELLANETMMSEGQVIRSSTNQVQINYRSLKQTNHGIFSLHYQAFLLSCSFPLSPEGGGVTVTDIHPGGQAHFHCDPGFQVRGHEVATCLNSTRPRWSTPEPRCVAVSCGGWIRNATVGRILSPTVPSTSNLSSGSNLSCHWLLEAKDGHRLHLHFERVALDEDNDKLIVRSGNNSNAPLLFDSDLDDVPERGIVSEGSSLYLELTADSSSIPLLLALRYEAFDGEHCYEPYVPHGNFSSSDIAFPLGTTVTFSCSPGFVMEQGSGVMECVDPSDPHWNESEPVCRALCGGELTDATGTVLSPDWPGSYSKGQDCVWQIHVSEDKRIELDVQILNIRHNDILTIFDGHDLTSHVIGQYLGSRERFRVVSGGSEVTIQFQSDPDDSTFIMSQGFLIHYREVEPNDTCTALPPIEFGWSSSSHPSLVRGSVLTYQCQPGYDIVGSDIITCQWDLSWSNNPPICVKSFDRPTVQQCPDPGEVVNGARSVHPELSFTVGTVVHFTCNQGYQLEGPSQISCYGRDTGMPKWSDRSPKCVLKYDPCPNPGVPDNGYQTLYKHSYQAGETLRFFCYEGYELVGEVIINCVPGHPSQWNSPPPFCKVAYEELLEDHRLEVSQSLEASHQMLSENIALAIILPIILVILLIGGIYMYYTNVCRLQWKPLFWKSLSHTHSYSPITVESDFNNPLYEAGDTREYEVSI, from the exons ATGGTGTTCAAAGTTTTTGCTGTGACATTATGTGTCACATTCCTGCACGTGACTACAG GTGCAGCCTTTGTGACCCCTGAACCTGAGGCTCCCACTATGACTTCTAATGTCCGGCCCCTGG GCACAACCACCAATCCAACCCAGGCTgtcccatccatccatcctacCTCCACAGTGACGTCACCAGGTGTTCTCACCACTGCTGTGACCTCATCAACTGCCCCCCAGGTTAGCCATTTGAGAGGAAGGGGCAGTGTTACATCACCACCAGCTGAGGAGGAGACCACAACAACACTCATCACCACTACAACAATAACTACAGTCCACACACCAG TGCAGTGTAATGCTAGTCTGTCTGGGATGGAGGGGATAGTGGAATCTCCAGACCCACTGTCTTCATCAACCCCATTTTCACCACTGGAGTGTACCTACAGCATCACTGTGTACCCTGGATACGGAGTGGAAATACAG GTGAAGAAGGTGAACTTGTCCAAGGAGGAGTCTCTCGCCATCTTAGGGCTGGGAGGACCAGTGCCCGAACTCTTAGCCAATGAGACAATGATGAGCGAAGGTCAGGTGATTCGAAGCTCAACCAATCAGGTGCAGATTAACTACCGGAGCTTGAAGCAGACCAATCATGGGATTTTCAGCCTTCACTATCAAG CATTCCTCCTTTCCTGCtcattccctctttctcctgagGGGGGTGGAGTGACTGTTACAGACATTCATCCGGGTGGGCAGGCTCACTTCCACTGCGACCCTGGCTTCCAGGTCAGAGGCCATGAGGTTGCCACTTGTCTGAACTCCACCCGACCTCGATGGAGTACACCTGAGCCTCGGTGTGTGG CTGTATCCTGTGGCGGATGGATCAGAAATGCGACTGTGGGTCGTATCCTTTCCCCCACTGTCCCCTCCACCAGTAACCTGAGCAGTGGCAGTAACCTGAGCTGCCATTGGCTACTGGAAGCCAAGGACGGCCACAGACTCCACCTCCACTTTGAGAGAGTGGCTCTCGATGAAGACAACGATAA aCTGATTGTCCGCAGTGGGAATAACTCCAATGCTCCCCTTCTCTTTGACTCGGATCTGGATGATGTACCGGAGCGTGGGATCGTGAGTGAGGGATCATCACTCTATCTGGAGCTAACAGCCGACTCCTCCTCCATCCCGCTACTGCTTGCACTTCGCtatgagg CTTTCGATGGCGAGCACTGTTATGAACCCTACGTGCCTCATGGGAATTTCAGCAGCAGTGACATCGCCTTTCCTCTCGGCACAACAGTAactttctcctgctctcctggCTTTGTTATGGagcaggggtcaggggtcatggAGTGTGTTGACCCCAGTGACCCCCACTGGAATGAGAGTGAGCCTGTGTGCAGAg CTCTATGTGGGGGGGAGTTGACCGACGCAACCGGAACAGTGCTGTCACCTGATTGGCCAGGGAGCTACTCCAAGgggcaggactgtgtgtggcAGATCCATGTCAGTGAGGACAAGCGCATAGAGCTAGATGTGCAGAT TTTGAACATCCGTCATAACGACATTCTCACTATATTTGATGGGCATGATCTCACGTCCCATGTGATTGGCCAGTATCTGGGGTCACGGGAAAGGTTTCGGGTCGTGTCTGGTGGTTCTGAGGTCACTATTCAGTTTCAGAGTGATCCTGATGACTCCACCTTCATTATGAGTCAAGGCTTCCTGATACATTATCGAG AGGTGGAGCCTAATGACACATGCACTGCACTCCCACCAATCGAATTTGGCTGGAGTAGCTCTTCTCATCCCTCTCTTGTGAGGGGCAGTGTGCTAACCTATCAGTGTCAACCTGGCTATGACATTGTGGGTTCAGACATCATCACCTGCCAGTGGGATCTGTCTTGGAGCAACAACCCACCTATTTGTGTGAAAA gCTTTGACCGTCCTACAGTACAGCAGTGTCCTGATCCAGGAGAGGTAGTGAACGGAGCACGTTCAGTTCACCCAGAGCTCAGCTTCACCGTTGGAACAGTGGTGCACTTCACCTGTAATCAAGGCTACCAGCTAGAAGGCCCCAGTCAAATCTCCTGCTATGGCAGAGACACTGGCATGCCTAAATGGAGCGACCGCAGTCCtaaatgtgtct TGAAGTATGATCCATGCCCAAATCCTGGTGTGCCAGACAATGGTTACCAGACTCTTTATAAACACAGTTACCAAGCAGGGGAGACGCTGCGCTTTTTCTGTTACGAGGGCTATGAGCTCGTTGGAGAGGTTATCATCAACTGTGTCCCAGGGCACCCCTCCCAGTGGAATAGCCCACCACCTTTCTGCAAAG TGGCCTATGAGGAGCTGCTGGAAGACCATAGACTGGAAG TCTCCCAGTCATTAGAGGCCTCCCACCAAATGCTGAGTGAGAACATTGCATTGGCCATCATCTTGCCAATCATTCTGGTGATTCTTCTGATTGGTGGAATCTACATGTACTACACTAA TGTGTGTAGGTTGCAGTGGAAGCCCTTGTTTTGGAAAtccctttcacacactcactcctacAGTCCTATTACAGTGGAGTCGGACTTCAACAATCCTCTGTATGAAGCAGGG GACACAAGGGAGTATGAGGTGTCCATCTGA
- the sez6l2 gene encoding seizure protein 6 homolog isoform X1, whose amino-acid sequence MVFKVFAVTLCVTFLHVTTGAAFVTPEPEAPTMTSNVRPLGELIHAVLLSKEYLGQSSGSLGTTTNPTQAVPSIHPTSTVTSPGVLTTAVTSSTAPQVSHLRGRGSVTSPPAEEETTTTLITTTTITTVHTPVQCNASLSGMEGIVESPDPLSSSTPFSPLECTYSITVYPGYGVEIQVKKVNLSKEESLAILGLGGPVPELLANETMMSEGQVIRSSTNQVQINYRSLKQTNHGIFSLHYQAFLLSCSFPLSPEGGGVTVTDIHPGGQAHFHCDPGFQVRGHEVATCLNSTRPRWSTPEPRCVAVSCGGWIRNATVGRILSPTVPSTSNLSSGSNLSCHWLLEAKDGHRLHLHFERVALDEDNDKLIVRSGNNSNAPLLFDSDLDDVPERGIVSEGSSLYLELTADSSSIPLLLALRYEAFDGEHCYEPYVPHGNFSSSDIAFPLGTTVTFSCSPGFVMEQGSGVMECVDPSDPHWNESEPVCRALCGGELTDATGTVLSPDWPGSYSKGQDCVWQIHVSEDKRIELDVQILNIRHNDILTIFDGHDLTSHVIGQYLGSRERFRVVSGGSEVTIQFQSDPDDSTFIMSQGFLIHYREVEPNDTCTALPPIEFGWSSSSHPSLVRGSVLTYQCQPGYDIVGSDIITCQWDLSWSNNPPICVKSFDRPTVQQCPDPGEVVNGARSVHPELSFTVGTVVHFTCNQGYQLEGPSQISCYGRDTGMPKWSDRSPKCVLKYDPCPNPGVPDNGYQTLYKHSYQAGETLRFFCYEGYELVGEVIINCVPGHPSQWNSPPPFCKVAYEELLEDHRLEVSQSLEASHQMLSENIALAIILPIILVILLIGGIYMYYTNVCRLQWKPLFWKSLSHTHSYSPITVESDFNNPLYEAGDTREYEVSI is encoded by the exons ATGGTGTTCAAAGTTTTTGCTGTGACATTATGTGTCACATTCCTGCACGTGACTACAG GTGCAGCCTTTGTGACCCCTGAACCTGAGGCTCCCACTATGACTTCTAATGTCCGGCCCCTGGGTGAGTTGATCCATGCAGTGCTGCTGAGTAAGGAGTATCTTGGCCAATCCTCTGGCAGCTTAG GCACAACCACCAATCCAACCCAGGCTgtcccatccatccatcctacCTCCACAGTGACGTCACCAGGTGTTCTCACCACTGCTGTGACCTCATCAACTGCCCCCCAGGTTAGCCATTTGAGAGGAAGGGGCAGTGTTACATCACCACCAGCTGAGGAGGAGACCACAACAACACTCATCACCACTACAACAATAACTACAGTCCACACACCAG TGCAGTGTAATGCTAGTCTGTCTGGGATGGAGGGGATAGTGGAATCTCCAGACCCACTGTCTTCATCAACCCCATTTTCACCACTGGAGTGTACCTACAGCATCACTGTGTACCCTGGATACGGAGTGGAAATACAG GTGAAGAAGGTGAACTTGTCCAAGGAGGAGTCTCTCGCCATCTTAGGGCTGGGAGGACCAGTGCCCGAACTCTTAGCCAATGAGACAATGATGAGCGAAGGTCAGGTGATTCGAAGCTCAACCAATCAGGTGCAGATTAACTACCGGAGCTTGAAGCAGACCAATCATGGGATTTTCAGCCTTCACTATCAAG CATTCCTCCTTTCCTGCtcattccctctttctcctgagGGGGGTGGAGTGACTGTTACAGACATTCATCCGGGTGGGCAGGCTCACTTCCACTGCGACCCTGGCTTCCAGGTCAGAGGCCATGAGGTTGCCACTTGTCTGAACTCCACCCGACCTCGATGGAGTACACCTGAGCCTCGGTGTGTGG CTGTATCCTGTGGCGGATGGATCAGAAATGCGACTGTGGGTCGTATCCTTTCCCCCACTGTCCCCTCCACCAGTAACCTGAGCAGTGGCAGTAACCTGAGCTGCCATTGGCTACTGGAAGCCAAGGACGGCCACAGACTCCACCTCCACTTTGAGAGAGTGGCTCTCGATGAAGACAACGATAA aCTGATTGTCCGCAGTGGGAATAACTCCAATGCTCCCCTTCTCTTTGACTCGGATCTGGATGATGTACCGGAGCGTGGGATCGTGAGTGAGGGATCATCACTCTATCTGGAGCTAACAGCCGACTCCTCCTCCATCCCGCTACTGCTTGCACTTCGCtatgagg CTTTCGATGGCGAGCACTGTTATGAACCCTACGTGCCTCATGGGAATTTCAGCAGCAGTGACATCGCCTTTCCTCTCGGCACAACAGTAactttctcctgctctcctggCTTTGTTATGGagcaggggtcaggggtcatggAGTGTGTTGACCCCAGTGACCCCCACTGGAATGAGAGTGAGCCTGTGTGCAGAg CTCTATGTGGGGGGGAGTTGACCGACGCAACCGGAACAGTGCTGTCACCTGATTGGCCAGGGAGCTACTCCAAGgggcaggactgtgtgtggcAGATCCATGTCAGTGAGGACAAGCGCATAGAGCTAGATGTGCAGAT TTTGAACATCCGTCATAACGACATTCTCACTATATTTGATGGGCATGATCTCACGTCCCATGTGATTGGCCAGTATCTGGGGTCACGGGAAAGGTTTCGGGTCGTGTCTGGTGGTTCTGAGGTCACTATTCAGTTTCAGAGTGATCCTGATGACTCCACCTTCATTATGAGTCAAGGCTTCCTGATACATTATCGAG AGGTGGAGCCTAATGACACATGCACTGCACTCCCACCAATCGAATTTGGCTGGAGTAGCTCTTCTCATCCCTCTCTTGTGAGGGGCAGTGTGCTAACCTATCAGTGTCAACCTGGCTATGACATTGTGGGTTCAGACATCATCACCTGCCAGTGGGATCTGTCTTGGAGCAACAACCCACCTATTTGTGTGAAAA gCTTTGACCGTCCTACAGTACAGCAGTGTCCTGATCCAGGAGAGGTAGTGAACGGAGCACGTTCAGTTCACCCAGAGCTCAGCTTCACCGTTGGAACAGTGGTGCACTTCACCTGTAATCAAGGCTACCAGCTAGAAGGCCCCAGTCAAATCTCCTGCTATGGCAGAGACACTGGCATGCCTAAATGGAGCGACCGCAGTCCtaaatgtgtct TGAAGTATGATCCATGCCCAAATCCTGGTGTGCCAGACAATGGTTACCAGACTCTTTATAAACACAGTTACCAAGCAGGGGAGACGCTGCGCTTTTTCTGTTACGAGGGCTATGAGCTCGTTGGAGAGGTTATCATCAACTGTGTCCCAGGGCACCCCTCCCAGTGGAATAGCCCACCACCTTTCTGCAAAG TGGCCTATGAGGAGCTGCTGGAAGACCATAGACTGGAAG TCTCCCAGTCATTAGAGGCCTCCCACCAAATGCTGAGTGAGAACATTGCATTGGCCATCATCTTGCCAATCATTCTGGTGATTCTTCTGATTGGTGGAATCTACATGTACTACACTAA TGTGTGTAGGTTGCAGTGGAAGCCCTTGTTTTGGAAAtccctttcacacactcactcctacAGTCCTATTACAGTGGAGTCGGACTTCAACAATCCTCTGTATGAAGCAGGG GACACAAGGGAGTATGAGGTGTCCATCTGA
- the sez6l2 gene encoding seizure protein 6 homolog isoform X2, protein MVFKVFAVTLCVTFLHVTTGAAFVTPEPEAPTMTSNVRPLGELIHAVLLSKEYLGQSSGSLGTTTNPTQAVPSIHPTSTVTSPGVLTTAVTSSTAPQVSHLRGRGSVTSPPAEEETTTTLITTTTITTVHTPVQCNASLSGMEGIVESPDPLSSSTPFSPLECTYSITVYPGYGVEIQVKKVNLSKEESLAILGLGGPVPELLANETMMSEGQVIRSSTNQVQINYRSLKQTNHGIFSLHYQAFLLSCSFPLSPEGGGVTVTDIHPGGQAHFHCDPGFQVRGHEVATCLNSTRPRWSTPEPRCVAVSCGGWIRNATVGRILSPTVPSTSNLSSGSNLSCHWLLEAKDGHRLHLHFERVALDEDNDKLIVRSGNNSNAPLLFDSDLDDVPERGIVSEGSSLYLELTADSSSIPLLLALRYEAFDGEHCYEPYVPHGNFSSSDIAFPLGTTVTFSCSPGFVMEQGSGVMECVDPSDPHWNESEPVCRALCGGELTDATGTVLSPDWPGSYSKGQDCVWQIHVSEDKRIELDVQILNIRHNDILTIFDGHDLTSHVIGQYLGSRERFRVVSGGSEVTIQFQSDPDDSTFIMSQGFLIHYREVEPNDTCTALPPIEFGWSSSSHPSLVRGSVLTYQCQPGYDIVGSDIITCQWDLSWSNNPPICVKIQQCPDPGEVVNGARSVHPELSFTVGTVVHFTCNQGYQLEGPSQISCYGRDTGMPKWSDRSPKCVLKYDPCPNPGVPDNGYQTLYKHSYQAGETLRFFCYEGYELVGEVIINCVPGHPSQWNSPPPFCKVAYEELLEDHRLEVSQSLEASHQMLSENIALAIILPIILVILLIGGIYMYYTNVCRLQWKPLFWKSLSHTHSYSPITVESDFNNPLYEAGDTREYEVSI, encoded by the exons ATGGTGTTCAAAGTTTTTGCTGTGACATTATGTGTCACATTCCTGCACGTGACTACAG GTGCAGCCTTTGTGACCCCTGAACCTGAGGCTCCCACTATGACTTCTAATGTCCGGCCCCTGGGTGAGTTGATCCATGCAGTGCTGCTGAGTAAGGAGTATCTTGGCCAATCCTCTGGCAGCTTAG GCACAACCACCAATCCAACCCAGGCTgtcccatccatccatcctacCTCCACAGTGACGTCACCAGGTGTTCTCACCACTGCTGTGACCTCATCAACTGCCCCCCAGGTTAGCCATTTGAGAGGAAGGGGCAGTGTTACATCACCACCAGCTGAGGAGGAGACCACAACAACACTCATCACCACTACAACAATAACTACAGTCCACACACCAG TGCAGTGTAATGCTAGTCTGTCTGGGATGGAGGGGATAGTGGAATCTCCAGACCCACTGTCTTCATCAACCCCATTTTCACCACTGGAGTGTACCTACAGCATCACTGTGTACCCTGGATACGGAGTGGAAATACAG GTGAAGAAGGTGAACTTGTCCAAGGAGGAGTCTCTCGCCATCTTAGGGCTGGGAGGACCAGTGCCCGAACTCTTAGCCAATGAGACAATGATGAGCGAAGGTCAGGTGATTCGAAGCTCAACCAATCAGGTGCAGATTAACTACCGGAGCTTGAAGCAGACCAATCATGGGATTTTCAGCCTTCACTATCAAG CATTCCTCCTTTCCTGCtcattccctctttctcctgagGGGGGTGGAGTGACTGTTACAGACATTCATCCGGGTGGGCAGGCTCACTTCCACTGCGACCCTGGCTTCCAGGTCAGAGGCCATGAGGTTGCCACTTGTCTGAACTCCACCCGACCTCGATGGAGTACACCTGAGCCTCGGTGTGTGG CTGTATCCTGTGGCGGATGGATCAGAAATGCGACTGTGGGTCGTATCCTTTCCCCCACTGTCCCCTCCACCAGTAACCTGAGCAGTGGCAGTAACCTGAGCTGCCATTGGCTACTGGAAGCCAAGGACGGCCACAGACTCCACCTCCACTTTGAGAGAGTGGCTCTCGATGAAGACAACGATAA aCTGATTGTCCGCAGTGGGAATAACTCCAATGCTCCCCTTCTCTTTGACTCGGATCTGGATGATGTACCGGAGCGTGGGATCGTGAGTGAGGGATCATCACTCTATCTGGAGCTAACAGCCGACTCCTCCTCCATCCCGCTACTGCTTGCACTTCGCtatgagg CTTTCGATGGCGAGCACTGTTATGAACCCTACGTGCCTCATGGGAATTTCAGCAGCAGTGACATCGCCTTTCCTCTCGGCACAACAGTAactttctcctgctctcctggCTTTGTTATGGagcaggggtcaggggtcatggAGTGTGTTGACCCCAGTGACCCCCACTGGAATGAGAGTGAGCCTGTGTGCAGAg CTCTATGTGGGGGGGAGTTGACCGACGCAACCGGAACAGTGCTGTCACCTGATTGGCCAGGGAGCTACTCCAAGgggcaggactgtgtgtggcAGATCCATGTCAGTGAGGACAAGCGCATAGAGCTAGATGTGCAGAT TTTGAACATCCGTCATAACGACATTCTCACTATATTTGATGGGCATGATCTCACGTCCCATGTGATTGGCCAGTATCTGGGGTCACGGGAAAGGTTTCGGGTCGTGTCTGGTGGTTCTGAGGTCACTATTCAGTTTCAGAGTGATCCTGATGACTCCACCTTCATTATGAGTCAAGGCTTCCTGATACATTATCGAG AGGTGGAGCCTAATGACACATGCACTGCACTCCCACCAATCGAATTTGGCTGGAGTAGCTCTTCTCATCCCTCTCTTGTGAGGGGCAGTGTGCTAACCTATCAGTGTCAACCTGGCTATGACATTGTGGGTTCAGACATCATCACCTGCCAGTGGGATCTGTCTTGGAGCAACAACCCACCTATTTGTGTGAAAA TACAGCAGTGTCCTGATCCAGGAGAGGTAGTGAACGGAGCACGTTCAGTTCACCCAGAGCTCAGCTTCACCGTTGGAACAGTGGTGCACTTCACCTGTAATCAAGGCTACCAGCTAGAAGGCCCCAGTCAAATCTCCTGCTATGGCAGAGACACTGGCATGCCTAAATGGAGCGACCGCAGTCCtaaatgtgtct TGAAGTATGATCCATGCCCAAATCCTGGTGTGCCAGACAATGGTTACCAGACTCTTTATAAACACAGTTACCAAGCAGGGGAGACGCTGCGCTTTTTCTGTTACGAGGGCTATGAGCTCGTTGGAGAGGTTATCATCAACTGTGTCCCAGGGCACCCCTCCCAGTGGAATAGCCCACCACCTTTCTGCAAAG TGGCCTATGAGGAGCTGCTGGAAGACCATAGACTGGAAG TCTCCCAGTCATTAGAGGCCTCCCACCAAATGCTGAGTGAGAACATTGCATTGGCCATCATCTTGCCAATCATTCTGGTGATTCTTCTGATTGGTGGAATCTACATGTACTACACTAA TGTGTGTAGGTTGCAGTGGAAGCCCTTGTTTTGGAAAtccctttcacacactcactcctacAGTCCTATTACAGTGGAGTCGGACTTCAACAATCCTCTGTATGAAGCAGGG GACACAAGGGAGTATGAGGTGTCCATCTGA